ttagttttagtaattttagtacttagtATTTTAGTTAGGtggcaaggcaacatttcttatttttgttgtttccaatgtaaaaaaatttccatctaatatttatattaaaacattttttattagttttagctaAAAGTAGAAACAATGCCCAGAATGCATagcaacaaacaaacatttttaaatggtcAACCAAGATTATGAAcagtgtaagaaaaaaaaattgaaatatattaTGTGTTGAAAAGCagaaattgaaaataattaaaggtACTTAAATTTATTGCATTCTTAGCTTTGCCACATGATAATGTCAGAGTATTGGACTCAACAGTGAACGTCTGTCTGGTCTCTTGTGCATTAACAGAGCTGCAGCCCACTAAAAATGTTTCAGTTCAGTCACTTAAAagctcaaaatgtattaataacgCTACCTCGGAAGGTAGCTGTCTATGTAGACATTACACAACAGGTTTTGTGAGCTGTGCTGAGTGTGCTGGTCTCACAAGTGTCGTGATGGTTCAGGGTCATTCGGACAGGTTCATTGTTTCTAAGGCACATTCCTGGCATAATGTTACCTTGACATATCGTGAGGAAAAGCATAGTCATGATAACAGTCTCCAAGGCTGGAGACTGCGGTAAGAGGGAGGAGCAGCTGGAAGCAAAAGCATTTCTAGAATAACAGGAAGGGGTGTGCGGCTAACAAAAATATGATCCAAGAACATTTGGCTAACATTCCCATTAACTTATGAAAACGTCTCAATGTTCCAAAAAATTTCAGTGTTCTCTGAATTTCCAAAACGTTAcgtttttcaaatgttttgaaatggatTTTTATTCTTTGTTATGCGAACGTTCCATTTTAGCATTATGGGAACATTACTTATTAATTTTCTCTGAACGTTCTCAAACAGGTGTTAACTGATGTAAAAAATGTAAGACTAATGTTTCACAAAAAATTAATTCTATGAACAATGTATAAATATCGTCATTGTGCTAACTttctgagaacattattaaagataacGTTTAACAATTGTTCTATTAACATTACTGGAAGAACATTTTTCATAACTTTGTCAGAATATTAGCCAAAGTTCTCTGTTAGCtggttgtgtgtgtctgtgcaaacAAATCAGGGACGATAGGGGAAGAGGAGGAGCTATGCTAATTAGCTACATCAGATAAACTTACCATTCAAAAGATTCTCTAACAAACAGCGGCAAAATGAGCCCACGGAAGAGGAAAACATGAATTTAAAACAAACACACTAAAATGCTAAACTGACAAACGTTTATGCTGAGCTGTTAGCAGCATGCTAACTTCAGGTTATAATTGTTCTAGATTTAGATTAGCCTCCTGTATTATGATAAAAATTGTACTAATATGGTATTAATTCCACTTCCAAGGGATTTTCTTTACTGTACATGCTTTTGAAGCTAATAGTACACAACACTTTGCGCTGTGGTAAATAATGAATTGTATGAGAGCAATGATTTAATGAGTTTAGCAAGAAGCTCATGCTTGCATGCAAATTAGTACATGAGAAAGGGGTCTTAGGTACCAAAAGCCCAAATTCTGGTCACGCAAATATGTAGTATTAATGCACAATGGAAGAATTCAGATTAGGAAAAGCCATGGAACATGAAATTTATATTTCATGAATAATAAAAGAGAGACataatttctctctctgtcatatGATCTGTTGAAAATGAATTTCAGAGAGACACTGCTACACAGGAAGAAAGAAATGACTTCGAGGAAATCTATAGAGCAACTGGGGCTGCTAAAATGAGGATGGGCTGACATTCTCTTACCTTGCTCCTTCTTGAAGTCGTTTTCTGTCAGAAACACTGGTGTCATTAGCTCCCCGACAGGCGGCTGGATGGAAGCGAAGAATTTGCGGGTGTGAGTACtgaaaaaagtaaacaaagaTGCTTGGAATTGGAGTCAAGAAACTGTTATATGATTTATATGAATGGAGGTGATTTACATAAACAAATATGCAGCCCGTTTAATTGTAAGGACGAAGAATTGCCATGAAAAGCTAAATTACGACCATAAATGGaccattctatttttatttaatgtcaagGTGACTTActagctaacaaaaatatgttctaagaatgttCTGCTACTGCTAACCATTACATTATGGAACTATTACTGGTAGTTACTTTAGAATTTTCTGTGAAAGTTCTGTCCATTGAAAACAGCAAAGGACCtaagacagatccttgtggcactccatattttactggtgttAACGGAGATGGGATATAAGTGGACATCAGGAAAATTAAAGTTTATAATTTAGCTCTTCTTAAACACTCACCACAGCTGAAAGTTTGCTGCTTGTGTAGAATCACAGAAATCTATGCCCATCACTACAGTAACCGATTCACCTGCTGATAACACATCTGAAAGAACGCatacaaacagaacaaaaataaacctaAAGTAGTTAAAAGCTTGTTTAGAAAATCTCATAAAGTGCAGGGTTGCTGACCTATCTCAGCGAACTCACGGATCCTCATCCCACACTGCAACCTGGGCTCCTCGATATGCAGGTTTTTGGTCTCAGAGTTGGTGTTGTTGGTAAACTGGATCTGGACGGCCACCATGTTAGGGTCTGGACTGAAGGGCTGCCGGCTGAAGCAATACTCAACCGCAAGACCCTCACCTGTTATACGATGTAGGAGCTCATACATCTTTATCGAACCAGAAGGAGTGATTGTCTGTGAGAAAACAGAAGAGAGATTTTACATATATCGAATCAATTATACTATACAGTGCCGTTTGGGgccagaattatttttttttcttgaaaagaaataaaaacttttattcagcaaagtaatgaattcaattgatcaaaagtgacagtaaaaacatttataatgttacaaaagatttatatttaaagtaacTGCTGTTGGTTTAActttatattcaaaatgtaaaatataaaatgaaaaaggtcttaaatacaatatttaaaaacaaaaatgttaaattttcttttttgtattctgaaaaaaataaaaagagatgcataaaaacaattataaaaaaaattatttataaagagaaaataactttttctGCAGACTCTTTCTGCAAAGTTATGACAATATTTCTGCTGTATTTATTGCACATTTACAATTGTACTTTGGCCCAAAACTCACTGTAGGTGCTAGAATAGTGTCAGTCAGTGACAAACCCTCCAGATCAGACACCAGACTACTGGACATGAAGTTAACCGGAGTCACTGGAGCCGATGCTGGAGCTGGTTCAACTGGGAGAGGGAAAGACCAATTGTGCTTTAACATTCAAGCATATGTCTTTGATCTTGAATGTGTGAGCGGTTTTACTCACAGTCATCCAGATCCAGCAAAGACATTTCCTGCGTCTCCTTCTTGCTCTCTTTTTTGGATTGTTTGGGAGGTTGTTTTGATACAGGCGTCTAAGGGaaatcagaaaacattttacatgaACTCTTATCCATAAGATTAACATCAAAATAGCATAATAGTACTGTTAACTCACTGTCTGCATTGTTTAATCTCCTATGCAGCTCATGTGACAACAGTAGCATACTACTTTTAAGTtgagtttattataaaaaaaaaagcagcacacaGTATGCTGTATATAATGCACAGTATTAACTATGTAGTAAGCTAGTATTCTATTTTAATCTAGCCCAACCTTCTTCTTCCTGATGTCAGTGTCGGACTCAGACTCCTCCTCTGACTCATCCTCCGACTCGTCCCCTGATTCGCTGCTTTCTGATTCGCTCTCTGATTCTGAGGCACTTTTCTGATTCTTCACAGCCTTCCTGCCTCGTTTTCTCTCCTCGGAGCCACTGCTCTGCTCGCTGTGGGAGTGATGGAGCAGAACATGAGACACTGGTAAAACACAAATGATTGACATTGATTTGGTGTGATGTGTGGATGGCGCACCTCTCTGTGCTCTCCTCTACTGGTTTCTTGGCTTTGGTTTTGTCCagatgcttctttcttttctttttcttttcctcctcctcatcttcctcttcctcttcagaCTCAGTCTCTTCTCCACTCTCTGAACCAGAGCCGCTTTCATCACTGGCGCTAGCACTTTCTGAACCGCTGCCTGAATCTGATTCTGTCAGGTGAGCGAGCAAAATCATATTAACTAGCACGAAATAAGATTAGCACTGTAATGAGCTTAATGTAAATTTTCATTCAAACTGGTGGTGAAAATACTTTAAAACTGAAATCCTTTTTATTCACTAATAAAGGAATCTAATTAAAATTTAACATTGTATCTATCAGTGTTGAATATTTGcaggatttatatatttttgtaataaatacataataaagacTTTtggtttaaattaacaaaaatgaattacATCGTTTTTAGTTAAGATAATAACCAAGGCATGCTGTCTAATGTGATAGCTTCCTATATGGCTAATAACTAAATTTTCCCATTTACGAGATGTAGCGTTCACCACAGTTACCGCTATCTGCTGATTCGGTTGGACCAGATTCTCCGTCTGAGTCGGAGTAGAATGGTTTCTCTACTTTCTTCTCCTTACGATCCTTCCGGCTTGTGCATTTGCTCCAGTCTGGAATCTGCAAAGGATCGCAAAACACCATCAAAACAAGCTCAAGTACATCCGGAGGGCCTAAACGGAGAAAGAGGATCATATAACGGCCATGAATGCCTCTTTAAAAGCAGCAAACATCTTTGTTTACACTCATAGGTCAATAAAATTACAGTTCTAGAGAGACGTGCCTCTCTTCGCTCAGCGTTTGAGGTTTACAGCAGGGAAGGTTGTGCATTCATGGCCACTTTTGTTCTTGTTGTGTAcgcttaaacatttaattaaagagATCACATCCTAAAAAAGACCCCAAAGACCACCAGCACTGATTTACCCAAGATTCATCTGACTTTAAGCTAGAATCAGCGTGGTGATTAGAAAGTAGATAAGTGATTAGCAACTAGCACCAGTGCTGTAGGCCATTTCTGGGGTGTTTTGGAGGATTCTGGTCTTTAATCATAGAGCAAGGGCTGAGGAACGGGAAAGGCTGATCTAGCACAGTACAGACGCTACGCTAGGCTGGTGGCAAAAGCTCTTTGGGTCTGACGCTAAGGGTGACTGACAGACTCACGCTGGTTAAAGTGGTGACTCTTTCGAGCAGCCTAATAACCTGGCAAACaggaaagaataaaaagaaacgcAATAATGATGCTGTGAGATGGCCAGAAGAAGAggaaagaaaagaacagaacagaaaagaaaGATTTAAAAAGTACACACAAGGATTCAGGTTGCACTTGTCAACAGATTAAAACGTATTTGGATGCGTTTTACGTCCATTTTTCGCTAACAGCTTCAGTCAAAGCAACTGAAAGTGTTGCGTTCATATCAAGAACGATAACTTTATATAGAGGATAAATCGTAACTATATGATTAGCTTGatcaggtttgtttaattagggttcaatctaaactgtgcaggagtgtggccctccaggaactgagtgtGAAATCCCTGACATAAAAGAACATCAGAAAGAAAATCATTGAAAAATTTTTTTCGAGCTGCTgaacaataaaaaagttaacagccaaTCAGGATGCATCCGACTTTAAAGCATGTAAGCATTTAAAGTGTCAGACAACAAAACTGCAGTGCATGCTTTTCATAAACCATTGGTGTGGGCGCTAatagttatcgttatagttatcgttcttggtgtgaacgagcAAATAAGGGGGAATTCACTCAGAATGAATAGCATTATTTACATCGGGCAGTGATGTTCTAGCGTTCAATTTACTAAATTCGTTCAATTTAGCAGTCATTATTTTTCAATGCAAATTATGCAAATGACGTAACAGCATAAACACAATCACAAATTGAATGCTGAAATCCATCTGCACAGCACAACTCATAAACTTTTGGTTCATTATTAAGTGCTAAGCGAtgacccagctaacagggaacgttctCAGAACTTTGGCTAATGAACAAACCCTCTTCCAGTAACGTTAAAAGAAAGTTTGTTTAAAATGATCTGGTCTTCATTTATGTTTTCAAAACATTAGCGcaaaaattgtattgtatttatacatcattaatggaacctttttttttcttacatttttctgTTAGATGTTCGTCTAACGTTTTtcaaattacgttttaaaattgACTACATTTAACAGTTCATAtaaccaaatgttttttaaatatttttaaataagtgaatgttttgaatgttcagagaacaacAGAAACGGCGTTTtcacaagtaaattattaataaaacattcttagaacatacTTTTGTTAGCTGGGTATGAACGCGACAGGTTCTGCAACCCCAAACGGATAATCTGACATAGTTTACAGGGACAGAAAAATATTGCTATAGCTGTTATTCCAGTCAGttatattattctttttctttgatTAAAATGCTCACAAACACTCTATTTCTGTTTACCACCAGCTGTCTTGGACATACCATTAGATACCGCGGCTAATTAAATTAGCACGTGCTTAGTTTGCATTGAAATATCATATGCAAAAGTGTCTGTTTAGTGAATTCACCCCTTAGTTTAGAACTTTCAGAAGGTCTCTAATCATGTACTCAATATGTCAATCACAAATCTGTATTAGGATGATGTTTTAATGCTTTGCTGAGCATTTGGTGTCACAGTAATGGAAGTGCAACATTAATATGAAGGTTTAGCCATGTGATGGTTTGCTTGGCAGAAAATGAGGTCAGTAGATTTCAGATtgagacacaaaaacacacactttagTGCAGGAAGGTCGAGCCAGGCGACCCGACTACACAGATAGAGGACAGAGAGAGAAGCCACTGCACTCTTGCGGGCACCTCTCTCCAGTCTCCCAAGAGACCCATTCGGCCCTCACTGGTGTCTATGACCTCCTCTTGCTGCATAATATGGTGGGTGGGAAcataaagagacagacagactgtcAGAAAGGGGATGAAACTGATAACACACCCATCTACGACAAGAAATCTGCAGTGAAAGATGAGTGCTTTATGAAATAACAAATAGGATTATGCAGACAAAAACCTGAAGCTGGAATCAAGACCCTGGCCGATCAGTGTGTTATACAGACCTCATGCATATGCAGATTCGATAATGGAATTTTAATAAGGGAGGCGTGGCATATGTAAATGTACGTGGGCGTGTCAGTCTAGTCAGTTCTAGAACTCTCagtgatttaaaaataattctagAACCACAAGTAAAGCATTCGGTTCTAGCATTCAGACATCGTTTTTTAATAATTTCCTGTTTGAAGGAATGTTCGGTGTTCAAGTTGAACTCTTTAACGACAATTTTTGACATGCTGTTAATAGAGTGCAACAATACAGTTTTCTGCTGTGTTGGTTCTGGAGGAATTTTTTTCCATCATTTCTTCCctagatattttttaaaaagtcacacacatataaatatatattcatatataaacaaaatatatttgacACATTTTTTGCAATCTATGCATACTGTGCATACAAATATTCACTCTTCATTACTTGCAGTGTTTCATGAGAGTGTGGGTGCACAATACTTCTTTTGGTGTGATTTCCTTATTGtgactctctgattggtggaggtTCTCTGCTGAATTATGGGATGTGTAGTTTTTCATCAGCATTCATCAGAATTTCAgttaaatgtgattatttaaagttacttcaacaaaagcatataacaggggtgtcaaactcaattcctggagggccggagccctgcagagttcagattcaaccctaattaaacacagctgatccaactaatcaagtccttcaggtttATTTGAAAAACTATGTGATATGCGTGTTGGAGCTGGGTTGGAACAAAGGGCTCCggtcctccaggaactgagtttgacacccctggtatACACCATTGATTGACAACCTTGTAACTCACATTCTGCTATTAAGaaaattcatgaatgaatgaatgagttttTACTTCTGGACCTGGACTATTGCACTCTATTACCAAGGGAAATAATTCTGACACATCAACCAATCGGGCTGCAGGATGAGTAGCTACCACCCCGCTGAAATGCAGACTGTGTGATTTATGCATTATGAGGGTGGAGTTATGCTAATGAGCGAGGAAAGTGAGGATATAAAAGTGATTGAGCGTGATTGTTTTGGTCAGCGCTTTGGGGCATTTCTTTGGGAGATCTTGCATGTtggagctccctctggtggtcTGTAGGAGAAGCACCCCTGCGCCCTCTGGCCCTGTCAGAACTGTTCGCCTTGCACACACAGAATCCTTCACCTCCACGTTGCGCACGGATGGGTCAGGCGCCGATTCGGGCCAGTCGGGCAGCTCCTGGTATCCGCCGGCTTTAGCGTTCAGCAGATGAGACAGTGACCCCAGCTGGAAGTGATCTCTGtctgcaaagaaataaaaaaaaaagaaaaatcacaaatgagatctatAATTGTCTCCTGCCCCTCAGATTTTTTCCTGAAGGTCCCAGTAATCTCAAGAGTAAAAATGTGTTCAGATATACATGCAAATCTGGATTTTTTGAGTTAACTAGAACTAAAACAAACTAAGATGAAAACCTTTACCTTTAAATGTAGACTCCAGGACAGGGGCAGGCTTGAGTGCAAGGAAAAGCTTCTTTGCGTATTTGCTAAGAGCACCGCTCTTATCAGTGGGCACAATGAGTTGGCGGATAAAGCGGGCACGATCTCTGATGTCATAGTTTTGATCATATTTCGCTAGGTTCAGTACATATTGCGTCAACAGTTTAGtctgaaagacagaaaagaaatgaaagaaacaaaggaATTGAATTCTCAAGAGTTTCATGCCTGACAGGCAATGCACTTGTGTGCATCTAAATAATATGACATGCAGACAGAGATTGTCCTTTGATTAAACAATGATTCATGTTGGGTTTCCCCAGCTTTCATCCAGACAACCAGTTATCGATAACTAAAACTATTCAAAACATTTCCGTTAATTGAACTAAGCTAAAATAAAACACtgcttttttgtaaaaaaattttttttgccatAACCATGTTTGTCGCCTCACCTGTTTTGAGTTAGTAAGGTACAGTTTGGCAGCCAGATTGATAATCTGCAGCTTGACAATATCTTCCTCGTTCGTGAAGGTCTTGGCCATGTTTCTCAGGACGTCCGGGGCGATTTTGGGGACATGTTCGCAGTATTCTCCGATCAGCCACAGGATGCTCGCTCGGGCCATGGGCacctgatgcacacacacataatcaggACCACAGAGTCTCTCTGAAACGTGAAAATAGGTAGTTCAGATCACAACTCAACCTGGATGTTGTCAATGAGTTTGGCCATGTGTTTGATGATGTCGCTATGCTGTTCGGGCTGCATCTGCAGAAGCTTTTTGATCACCACCACTGATTCAGCCACAACcaactctgaaaacacacacagacaatcaaacaaagaaacACACACCGAATATTACTTAGCATTatctgacagatgtctttcgCCATTGCATTGCACCCTTCTGTTCTTTTACAGCATATGATGGGTCAATTTCAAGTGCATTTAAAGAAGATTTACAGGAACATTTGCATGTTACAAAGTCAGAGGCTCATATTTTCCTTCTTCTGCATGATAAGAACCCCATCTGACATTGAAGCATCTACTTTTGATGTCTGCCTGAGTGGTTCTCACTTTATGGATAATTAATGGCAGTGTGGGCATCTAAAATAGTTCTGTTGCATTTCCTTGCGCTCCATCTTGCAATCTTACCGTCTCTATTGGACAGCAGCTGTACCAGTCCATTCAGACAGGTGTCTCTGACCTCGCCGATGTTCGTAGCACAGCGACCAATGGCCTGAATGCTGGCCGCCACAAAATCCTTATCCATGCTCTTAATATACGTCTAGAACACAAATAGAGAAAATGTTTCATTATCCCCATTCAGATACGCTGGAAAATAGTATAACAGAAGCAGAGAATTATACTGTTACTTATTGACAAAACAACACAGACatgaagttattttatttaaaggtttaggttgtaatttatttgtatgtGTAATGCAAGTGTATTTTAGGTGTTATGatgacttttttctatttttatccgCCTTTTAGTTTGCATTTCACTTAGAAAGTCGTGTGGTGTGACaaataaatcaatcattttgaaaaGTAAATAGTTCATGCAGTCTCTAGAATCAATAATCTTTAAAAccgaaagggaaactcctacaaatgcatattcgaTGAGGTCAGGTGCAAAAATAACTGCGTCCATCCCTtttgtaaaaattttaaataagttgttttaaagtatttttttttttttttactatttttggtcAAACAAATCCAATCTTGGTAAGCAtgagattattttttttcctgaattttatattacaataaaagactttatattatattaaagtttattcaattcaattctatTTCATTCTATTCTTTTTGCTGGGTCCCCCTCTAACATTAGATGGAGCATCTCACTGGGTTTTccctttaataaaattaaaattaaaattctattctaattttttttctgaattgtatattacaataaaatacattatattatattaaagtttattctattctattttattctattctatttgctGGGTCCCCCTCTAACATTAGATGGAGCATCTCACTGGGTTTTCCCTTTAgtaaaattagaattaaaattctattctattctatttgctGGGTCCTCCTCAAAAATGAGAATGAGCATTTCAAGGGGTTTTTCCTTTAATAGAATTAGaattaaaattctattttattttatttgctgggTCCTCCTCAAAAATGACAAGGAACATCTCAAGGGGTTTTTCCTTTAATAGAATtcaaattctattctattctattctattctattttatgaaCACTGTAAGAACAGCATATGTAAACTAATACCTGAAATTCTCTCAGGATGGTGGAGATGTTCGTCTCATTAGCCAAATTCGTCAAAACCTCCAGCTGTGTTAATAAGAGAAAATAAAATCATCAGTCCAACTTTAAAACACTCAAAACTGAATCGACATTCGTTGGtgaaaacatttaataacacGAATAGCATTTTTGTGCACCTTGAGGATTTTGATCTGCGTTGGGTCTGTAGAGCGAATATAAAAACTCTTCAGATACGGCTCAAACATTCCCTAGAAGACCAAAACACACGTATTAAAACACCAGAGCATTCATATAAACAcaacagacttttttttaatactgactGAATTTTTCTGTCCTAGTATGCCTTTACAGAACGGCTTTTAAAAATCAGAAATCTCTCAAGAACAAaccattaaatgtataaaaagcaaaACCCCAAGAAAGttttcagtttaaatactgaatcataaaatattaaaatgcaccgAACAATATGAAGCAAAACATCAAGCTCCAGCATTATGATCATGCGCTGTAACATGATCCTCGAAGATCAAACTGTTTAAACCTTGATCCTGTTTGTTGACCTTTCCAGTCACACTAAATGCATACAATGTGCCAAACACAATGTAAGCAGTATGTACATAATACATTATCatcatattatgtaaataaatgttaaaattgccCTTTGGTGACTCTGCAGCATTTTTCAAGTGGAAGTCAAAGTGCTTTTACACTTTTATGTGAATCACTCACTCGTCTCTTGATGGACATCGTGGCCACGTTTTGAAGCACGACATACTGCACTTCACTACAGAGAAACAAAACACAGAACAACATCATGAAGATGTTTATCATTCAAAACCCTTAAAAGGTATCTGAGAGGGAAAgcaatattttcataaaaaggCTAAATGGAGAGATGCATGTGAATAATGGATGATGTTTATGGTCTGAGCCTCTCTCTATTTGCAGCTAATGCCAAATTCTGTGTGAGAATTGCAGTGTCGTCATCTAGTGTTTCGCCTGTATTGACTTATGATGTCATCAGACAATGACCAGCCTTGCATCATTAAACAGAGAAACTTCACTCTGTGGTGTCACACTTTCGGAGACGCTTGAAGGGAAACCTCAAGAAGCATGCATGTCTTGGCTGATTACTCACCTGTGGCTGCGCATTAACCTGACCAAAGCCTTAGCGATGATGCCCACCTCTGCTTTTGGAGCCAAATGGAAGTACAGTTGAGCTACTGCCATCACCACCTAcaaagacggagagagagagagaggtttattATGAGATGCTGACAGCTAAATCAACTAATTCTTTTTAGAGGTTAAGTGTGAATAGGTCCCATTGTCATAATGCTGGCAAATCAGCTTCAGCACTCTGTCAACGTAAATACTGATGGTATgtgtgaataaaatttaaaactaacctaataattataaaaactgagactaaactaaaaaacattgtaataatgaaacaaattaaaatagaaatagcaaaatgtattcaaaaaaagaacattaaactaaaataaataaacgaataaacaaataaaaaca
The sequence above is drawn from the Carassius gibelio isolate Cgi1373 ecotype wild population from Czech Republic chromosome B25, carGib1.2-hapl.c, whole genome shotgun sequence genome and encodes:
- the LOC128013713 gene encoding AP-3 complex subunit beta-2 isoform X6, whose amino-acid sequence is MSASSAFIDEKGGSASEPEYGHDPASGGIFSSDYKRHDDLKEMLDSNKDSLKLEAMKRIVAMIARGKNASDLFPAVVKNVACKNIEVKKLVYVYLVRYAEEQQDLALLSISTFQRGLKDPNQLIRASALRVLSSIRVTIIVPIMMLAIKEAASDMSPYVRKTAAHAIPKLHSLDPDQKDQLIEVIEKLLADKTTLVAGSVVMAFEEVCPDRIDLIHKNYRKLCNLLIDVEEWGQVVIINMLTRYARTQFLNPNINESLLEENSEKAFYASDDEEEEDKKDEVAPLAKRKPYVMDPDHRLLLRNTKPLLQSRNAAVVMAVAQLYFHLAPKAEVGIIAKALVRLMRSHSEVQYVVLQNVATMSIKRRGMFEPYLKSFYIRSTDPTQIKILKLEVLTNLANETNISTILREFQTYIKSMDKDFVAASIQAIGRCATNIGEVRDTCLNGLVQLLSNRDELVVAESVVVIKKLLQMQPEQHSDIIKHMAKLIDNIQVPMARASILWLIGEYCEHVPKIAPDVLRNMAKTFTNEEDIVKLQIINLAAKLYLTNSKQTKLLTQYVLNLAKYDQNYDIRDRARFIRQLIVPTDKSGALSKYAKKLFLALKPAPVLESTFKDRDHFQLGSLSHLLNAKAGGYQELPDWPESAPDPSVRNVEVKDSIPDWSKCTSRKDRKEKKVEKPFYSDSDGESGPTESADSESDSGSGSESASASDESGSGSESGEETESEEEEEDEEEEKKKKRKKHLDKTKAKKPVEESTESEQSSGSEERKRGRKAVKNQKSASESESESESSESGDESEDESEEESESDTDIRKKKTPVSKQPPKQSKKESKKETQEMSLLDLDDFEPAPASAPVTPVNFMSSSLVSDLEGLSLTDTILAPTTITPSGSIKMYELLHRITGEGLAVEYCFSRQPFSPDPNMVAVQIQFTNNTNSETKNLHIEEPRLQCGMRIREFAEIDVLSAGESVTVVMGIDFCDSTQAANFQLCTHTRKFFASIQPPVGELMTPVFLTENDFKKEQGKLMGMNEISEKLTLGEKCVNEHVIVERVTATANLSRVPCGSDKECRFAGKTVSSGCLVLVTVSTKEGGRAQLTVNCEKMLIGTMLVKDIMQALSQ